Proteins encoded by one window of Candidatus Pelagibacter giovannonii:
- a CDS encoding glycosyltransferase family 4 protein, translated as MSSELKVLQVIPKLGYGGAETGCYDLAHYLPENNCSSYIVTSGGELLKFVDKKKVKVIKLPVHSKNPFLMLFNSMALIFIILLNNISIVHARSRAPAWSCFFATKITRRKFVTTFHGTYNFKNSLKKFYNSVMVRSDLIIAGSNFIFSHINKNYPKYLDLKKKFLVIFRGINVDYFDSSTTLNTEENRLISDWEADKNKKMILMPGRLTTWKGQETFIEALNLVNKELGYESFNAVILGSDQGRDIYTKKIKRLAEQYRLTGQLKFIEHCQNMPVAYKISDIVVSASVEPEAFGRVAVEAQSMEKPIIASDIGGSNETIIDNVTGFLFQSGNAEALSKKIVEVIQLDESRLKSIGIEGRKNIIKKFNVEKMCFSTYSEYKKLLN; from the coding sequence ATGTCTTCAGAATTAAAAGTATTGCAAGTAATTCCTAAGCTTGGATATGGAGGTGCAGAAACAGGCTGCTATGATCTTGCACACTATTTACCAGAAAATAATTGTAGTTCTTATATAGTGACTAGTGGAGGAGAGTTATTAAAATTTGTTGACAAAAAAAAAGTAAAAGTAATAAAACTTCCCGTCCATAGTAAAAATCCATTTTTAATGCTCTTTAATTCGATGGCTTTGATTTTTATTATTTTACTAAATAATATATCTATTGTTCACGCAAGAAGCCGTGCTCCAGCCTGGTCTTGTTTTTTTGCAACAAAAATTACAAGAAGAAAGTTTGTTACAACTTTTCATGGTACTTATAATTTTAAAAATTCACTTAAAAAGTTTTATAATTCAGTAATGGTTAGGTCAGATTTAATAATAGCAGGATCAAATTTTATTTTTTCACATATTAATAAAAATTATCCAAAATATTTGGATTTAAAAAAAAAATTCTTAGTAATTTTTAGAGGTATCAATGTTGATTATTTTGACTCATCAACAACCTTAAATACGGAAGAAAATAGACTTATTTCTGATTGGGAAGCTGATAAGAATAAAAAAATGATCCTAATGCCAGGTCGGTTAACTACCTGGAAAGGACAGGAGACATTTATTGAAGCATTAAATCTTGTTAATAAAGAATTGGGATATGAATCTTTTAATGCTGTTATTTTAGGTAGTGATCAAGGAAGAGATATTTATACAAAAAAAATTAAAAGATTAGCTGAGCAATATAGGTTAACTGGTCAGTTGAAATTTATAGAACATTGTCAAAATATGCCGGTAGCCTATAAAATATCAGACATTGTTGTTTCGGCCTCAGTAGAACCTGAAGCTTTTGGAAGAGTAGCAGTTGAAGCTCAATCAATGGAAAAACCAATAATAGCAAGTGATATTGGGGGATCTAATGAAACTATTATAGATAATGTGACTGGTTTTTTATTTCAGTCTGGCAACGCAGAAGCTTTGAGCAAAAAAATAGTAGAAGTCATACAATTAGATGAATCTAGATTGAAATCTATTGGTATAGAAGGTAGAAAAAATATAATTAAAAAATTTAATGTTGAAAAAATGTGTTTTTCTACATATTCAGAATACAAAAAATTATTGAATTAA
- a CDS encoding alpha/beta hydrolase, translating to MNKFKYIKVLNNRQIRYLSKEYKDNLYIVFLHGFMSNIEGEKPQTIFKFAKKNKLGFLALEYSGHGKSSGKFIKGNITKWSKEVEALIKKVVKKNNFILVGSSMGAWLSLNQFKYFKGQIKGFLGIGSAPEFLQNLMWKKFTKNMKNETIKKGIYNLKHGNYEYPITYQLIKDGRKNKILNKKIKSKINVTMIHGSKDEVVPTSYSRKVLKLFTKANKKLVIIKNGDHSLSSKRGIKKILLELDKITSNVA from the coding sequence ATGAATAAATTTAAATACATTAAGGTCCTTAATAACAGGCAAATAAGATACTTAAGTAAGGAATATAAAGATAATCTCTATATTGTTTTTTTACATGGTTTTATGTCAAACATCGAAGGTGAAAAACCTCAGACCATATTTAAATTCGCCAAAAAAAATAAACTTGGCTTTCTTGCTCTTGAATATTCTGGTCATGGTAAATCCTCAGGAAAATTTATTAAAGGGAATATTACTAAATGGTCAAAAGAAGTTGAAGCACTAATAAAAAAAGTAGTTAAAAAAAATAATTTTATCTTAGTTGGTTCAAGTATGGGAGCGTGGCTCTCTTTAAATCAATTTAAATATTTTAAAGGTCAGATTAAAGGTTTTTTAGGAATTGGTTCAGCTCCAGAGTTTTTACAAAATTTAATGTGGAAAAAGTTTACAAAAAATATGAAGAATGAAACTATAAAGAAAGGAATTTATAATTTAAAACATGGTAATTATGAGTATCCAATCACTTATCAGTTAATAAAAGATGGTAGAAAAAATAAAATCTTAAATAAAAAGATCAAATCTAAAATCAATGTAACTATGATACATGGAAGTAAAGATGAAGTTGTTCCAACAAGTTATTCTAGAAAGGTTCTTAAGTTGTTTACTAAAGCTAATAAAAAATTAGTGATAATAAAAAATGGTGATCACAGCCTTTCAAGTAAAAGGGGTATAAAAAAAATACTCTTAGAGCTAGATAAAATTACTTCTAATGTAGCTTAA
- a CDS encoding NAD-dependent epimerase/dehydratase family protein, whose protein sequence is MKDIKIFCFGFGQVAKNFIKKLNTEQYNINLSATSRSESSKKKLNDIDYNSYLFNSNEFDQKLVVKLKEADHILVSIPPENQEDLVIKNFSKFIKNSKAKWITYLSATSVYGDHKGEWVNENSKTNPISNNGFARLKAENAWVSLEKNNKTPIQIFRLSGIYSNEKNILIRLKSGEVKLINKKNHYFSRIHVDDISNILFKSLSKFKSGEIYNLSDDKPSTSEDVTLFGAKMLNIENIEKIEVDQIKSEMLKNFYNESKKVSNKKMKSYFNYNLKFPSYIEGLSYIRSNFI, encoded by the coding sequence ATGAAGGATATAAAGATTTTTTGTTTTGGTTTTGGCCAAGTAGCAAAAAATTTTATAAAGAAGCTTAATACTGAACAATATAATATTAACCTGTCAGCAACTTCTAGAAGTGAATCTTCAAAAAAAAAGTTAAATGATATTGATTATAATAGCTACCTATTTAATAGTAATGAATTTGATCAAAAGTTAGTTGTAAAATTAAAAGAAGCAGATCATATCTTAGTTTCTATACCACCTGAAAATCAAGAAGACTTAGTTATAAAAAATTTTTCCAAATTTATAAAAAACTCCAAAGCAAAATGGATAACTTACTTATCGGCTACTAGTGTTTATGGTGATCATAAGGGAGAATGGGTTAATGAAAATAGCAAAACAAACCCAATCTCAAATAACGGTTTTGCAAGATTAAAAGCTGAAAATGCATGGGTTTCATTAGAAAAAAATAACAAAACACCAATTCAGATATTTAGGTTATCTGGAATTTATTCTAATGAAAAAAATATTTTAATACGATTAAAATCAGGAGAAGTGAAATTGATTAATAAAAAAAATCATTATTTTTCTAGAATTCATGTGGATGATATTTCAAATATATTATTCAAATCTTTATCAAAATTTAAGTCAGGAGAAATATATAATCTATCTGATGATAAGCCTTCTACATCTGAGGATGTTACTTTATTTGGAGCAAAAATGTTAAATATTGAAAATATCGAAAAAATTGAGGTTGACCAAATTAAAAGTGAGATGTTAAAAAATTTTTATAATGAGTCCAAGAAAGTTAGTAACAAAAAGATGAAAAGTTATTTTAACTATAATTTAAAATTTCCAAGCTATATAGAAGGATTAAGCTACATTAGAAGTAATTTTATCTAG
- the gltB gene encoding glutamate synthase large subunit codes for MKNYKKNLKILEDGHVYSKEMEHDACGVGLIASTEGKKSRKIVEYGINALKAVWHRGAVDADGKTGDGAGIHLEIPSDFFAEKIEITGHDHDGSEICVGMIFLPRNNYQAQENARTLVESELTKSNFSIYGWRQVPVNPKVLGEKANLTRPEITQVLFKHNNKDLTEKELERKIYESRRKIEKEAIKDAIEGFYICSISSKSVIYKGMFLAESIADFYLDLKDERFISRFAIFHQRFSTNTAPSWDLAQPFRALAHNGEINTYKGNTNWMKVHEQEMDSPLFDNMENLKPVIQPGSSDSAALDSVFELLNISGQSAPLAKLMLIPDAWSKKSQTLSKDHQQLFNFLNSTMEPWDGPAAIAATDNEWAIVAADRNGLRPMRYTISKDKILCAGSETGMVEVDEKQILKKGRLGPGEILGVRIAKGKVFSNIEIKDYLAKEFKHFNNQIIDLEKKFPIKNEESTFSGDELKKRQHTFGYSLEDLELILHPMAEDAKEAIGSMGDDTPLAVLSDRYRPLYHFFRQNFSQVTNPPIDSLRENKVMSLKTRFGNLGNILDFTNLTEENIYVLDSPILSNSQLEKFTNFFGKKSITIDCTFDKGEDLETSIERIRRESEIAVRQGLTQLILSDKNISEKRIPIPMLLSVGAINTHLIKKKLRGYASINAQTGEALDTHSFATLIGVGATTVNPYLALDSLYQRFEKKLFGKFGYDECIERYIQSVNYGLLKIMSKMGISVISSYRGGCNFETVGLSRTVASEYFPGILSKISGIGLNGIEKKLRTIHKEAFEGTDSVLPIGGIYRYRKNGETHQYQGKLIHLLQSAVSSNSFEAYKKYAEGIYNLPPIHLRDLIGFRDRNLNPSLDISEVEPIENILTRFGSGSMSHGALSKEAHETLAIGMNRIKGASCSGEGGEDEKRFIKMENGDSANSRVKQIASARFGVTLKYLNNCNEIEIKIAQGAKPGEGGQLPGFKVTEEIAKLRHSTPGVTLISPPPHHDIYSIEDLAQLIYDLKQANPKARVGVKLVASSGIGTIAAGVAKAKADIILISGHNGGTGATPQTSVKYVGIPWEMGLTEANQVLTLNNLRHKVTLRTDGGIKTGRDVVIAAMMGAEEYGVATTALVAMGCIMVRQCHSNTCPVGVCTQDEKLREKFSGTPEKIVNLFKFIAEEVREILAQIGFKSLNEIIGRTDLLRQVSKASSNLDDLDLNPLFVQTDAGENTRYCTVPEINSVPDTLDQEILPEIKEQIGKVKIIEKEYIIKNTHRTVGTRISNYLYEKYGSEKLEDSFLSLKFKGSAGQSFGAFGIKGLKLILKGDANDYVGKGLSGATVVVKLPDESNLVSHENTIIGNTVLYGATSGKLFAAGQAGERYAVRNSGSISVIEGCDSNACEYMTGGTVVVLGDVGDNFGAGMTGGMAFIYDINKKFDKKVNPETVVWQTPETDYWIAHLKDLVQEHHQETNSDFSKKIIENFDKEISNFIQVCPKEMIDKLKNPISLNSIIKEVS; via the coding sequence ATGAAAAATTATAAAAAAAATCTTAAGATTCTTGAAGATGGCCATGTTTATTCAAAAGAAATGGAGCATGATGCTTGTGGAGTAGGCTTAATTGCATCTACAGAGGGCAAAAAATCAAGGAAAATAGTCGAATATGGAATTAATGCCTTAAAAGCAGTTTGGCATAGAGGTGCTGTTGATGCTGATGGAAAAACAGGCGATGGAGCTGGTATCCATTTGGAAATTCCTTCAGATTTTTTTGCTGAGAAAATAGAAATCACAGGCCATGATCATGATGGTTCAGAAATTTGTGTGGGTATGATTTTTTTACCTAGAAATAATTATCAAGCACAAGAAAATGCAAGAACTTTAGTTGAAAGTGAATTAACTAAAAGTAATTTTAGTATTTATGGATGGAGACAGGTTCCAGTAAATCCAAAAGTTTTAGGTGAAAAAGCAAATCTTACAAGACCAGAAATCACTCAAGTATTATTTAAACACAACAATAAAGATTTAACAGAAAAAGAGTTAGAAAGAAAAATTTATGAATCTAGAAGAAAAATTGAAAAAGAAGCTATTAAAGATGCGATAGAAGGTTTTTATATTTGTTCAATAAGCTCTAAGTCAGTTATTTATAAGGGAATGTTTTTAGCAGAGTCTATTGCAGATTTTTATTTAGATTTAAAAGATGAAAGGTTTATATCTCGATTTGCAATATTTCATCAAAGGTTTTCAACAAACACAGCTCCAAGTTGGGATCTGGCGCAACCTTTTAGAGCACTAGCTCATAATGGAGAAATAAACACATATAAAGGAAACACAAACTGGATGAAAGTTCATGAGCAAGAAATGGATAGCCCTTTATTTGATAATATGGAAAATTTAAAACCAGTTATACAACCAGGATCTTCAGACTCTGCTGCACTAGATAGTGTTTTTGAACTTTTAAATATTTCTGGCCAATCAGCACCTCTTGCAAAATTAATGTTGATCCCAGATGCATGGTCTAAAAAAAGTCAAACATTATCAAAAGATCACCAACAACTATTTAATTTTTTGAATAGCACAATGGAGCCATGGGATGGACCAGCTGCTATTGCAGCTACAGATAATGAATGGGCTATAGTAGCTGCTGATAGAAATGGGCTACGCCCAATGAGATATACTATTTCAAAAGATAAAATATTGTGTGCGGGATCAGAAACAGGAATGGTTGAAGTTGATGAGAAACAAATTCTTAAAAAAGGCAGACTGGGACCAGGAGAAATTCTTGGAGTTAGAATAGCAAAAGGTAAGGTATTTTCTAATATTGAAATAAAAGATTATCTAGCAAAAGAGTTTAAACATTTTAATAATCAAATAATTGATTTAGAAAAGAAATTCCCAATAAAAAATGAAGAATCTACTTTTTCTGGTGATGAACTAAAAAAAAGACAACATACATTTGGTTATAGTTTAGAGGATTTAGAACTTATTCTTCACCCTATGGCAGAGGATGCGAAAGAGGCCATTGGTTCTATGGGTGACGACACTCCACTTGCAGTATTGTCAGACCGTTATAGGCCACTTTACCATTTTTTTAGACAAAATTTTAGTCAAGTTACAAATCCACCGATTGATTCTCTAAGAGAAAACAAGGTTATGAGCTTAAAAACCCGTTTTGGTAATCTTGGAAATATTTTAGATTTTACTAATTTAACAGAAGAAAACATATATGTTTTAGACAGCCCTATATTATCAAATTCTCAATTAGAAAAATTTACTAATTTTTTTGGTAAAAAATCAATAACTATTGATTGTACTTTTGATAAAGGTGAAGATCTTGAAACCTCTATTGAGAGAATTAGAAGAGAGTCTGAAATTGCAGTCAGACAAGGTCTTACCCAATTAATCTTGAGTGATAAAAATATTTCTGAAAAAAGAATACCTATCCCAATGCTATTAAGTGTTGGAGCAATAAATACCCATCTAATTAAAAAAAAATTAAGAGGCTACGCATCAATCAATGCTCAAACTGGAGAAGCTTTAGATACACATTCATTTGCAACACTTATAGGTGTTGGGGCTACTACTGTTAATCCTTATTTAGCGTTAGATAGTTTATATCAAAGATTTGAAAAAAAATTATTTGGAAAGTTTGGGTACGATGAATGTATAGAGAGATATATACAATCAGTAAATTATGGTCTCCTGAAAATAATGTCAAAAATGGGAATTTCGGTCATAAGTTCTTATAGAGGTGGATGTAATTTTGAAACAGTTGGTTTGAGCAGAACAGTAGCATCAGAGTATTTTCCAGGAATTTTATCAAAAATTTCAGGCATAGGTTTAAATGGAATAGAAAAAAAACTAAGAACTATTCATAAAGAAGCATTTGAGGGAACTGATTCAGTTTTACCAATCGGGGGAATTTATAGGTATAGAAAGAATGGTGAAACACATCAATATCAAGGTAAGCTTATTCATCTTTTACAAAGTGCAGTTTCATCAAATTCTTTTGAAGCTTATAAAAAATATGCAGAGGGTATTTATAATCTCCCACCTATACACCTTAGAGATTTGATTGGATTTAGAGATAGAAATTTAAATCCATCTTTAGATATTTCTGAAGTAGAGCCAATTGAAAATATTTTAACTAGATTTGGAAGTGGAAGTATGTCTCATGGCGCATTATCGAAAGAAGCACATGAAACTTTAGCTATAGGCATGAATAGAATTAAAGGAGCCTCTTGTAGTGGTGAAGGGGGCGAAGATGAAAAAAGATTTATTAAGATGGAAAACGGTGACAGTGCTAACTCTAGAGTTAAGCAGATAGCTTCAGCAAGATTTGGAGTAACACTTAAATATCTAAATAACTGTAACGAAATAGAGATTAAAATTGCACAAGGGGCAAAACCTGGCGAGGGAGGTCAATTACCGGGATTTAAAGTTACAGAAGAAATTGCTAAATTAAGACATTCAACACCGGGAGTAACTCTAATATCACCGCCACCTCACCATGATATTTATTCTATCGAGGATCTAGCTCAATTAATTTATGATCTTAAACAAGCTAATCCAAAAGCAAGAGTTGGAGTAAAATTAGTAGCATCATCTGGTATAGGAACAATTGCAGCTGGCGTAGCTAAAGCTAAAGCAGATATAATCTTAATTTCTGGACATAATGGAGGAACAGGAGCTACACCCCAAACAAGTGTTAAATATGTTGGGATACCTTGGGAGATGGGTTTAACTGAGGCCAATCAAGTTTTAACTTTAAATAATCTAAGACATAAAGTTACTCTAAGAACAGATGGTGGAATTAAAACAGGAAGAGATGTTGTTATTGCAGCTATGATGGGAGCAGAAGAATATGGAGTAGCAACTACAGCTTTAGTAGCCATGGGATGTATAATGGTTAGGCAGTGTCATTCAAACACTTGCCCAGTTGGAGTTTGTACTCAAGATGAAAAACTAAGAGAAAAATTTTCTGGTACGCCAGAAAAGATAGTTAACTTGTTTAAATTTATAGCTGAAGAAGTAAGAGAAATTTTAGCACAAATTGGATTTAAATCGTTAAATGAAATAATTGGTAGAACTGATCTATTAAGACAGGTAAGCAAAGCCTCATCAAACTTGGATGATTTAGACCTAAATCCTTTATTTGTTCAAACAGATGCAGGTGAGAATACAAGGTACTGTACAGTTCCAGAAATAAACTCTGTTCCAGATACTTTAGATCAAGAAATTTTACCTGAAATTAAAGAACAAATTGGAAAAGTAAAAATTATTGAAAAAGAATATATTATTAAAAATACTCATAGGACGGTTGGTACAAGAATTTCTAACTATCTTTATGAAAAATATGGATCTGAAAAACTAGAAGATAGCTTTTTATCTCTAAAGTTTAAAGGTTCGGCAGGACAATCATTTGGTGCATTTGGAATAAAAGGGTTAAAACTTATTTTAAAAGGCGACGCTAATGATTATGTTGGTAAAGGTTTATCAGGTGCAACAGTAGTAGTTAAACTTCCAGATGAAAGTAATTTAGTTTCACATGAGAATACCATAATAGGAAATACAGTTTTGTATGGAGCAACATCTGGAAAACTTTTTGCAGCAGGTCAAGCTGGAGAAAGGTATGCTGTAAGAAATTCAGGATCAATTTCAGTTATTGAAGGCTGTGATTCTAATGCTTGTGAATATATGACTGGTGGTACTGTTGTAGTTCTGGGTGATGTAGGAGATAATTTTGGAGCTGGAATGACAGGTGGGATGGCGTTTATTTACGATATTAATAAGAAATTCGACAAAAAAGTAAACCCGGAGACTGTAGTATGGCAAACACCCGAAACAGATTATTGGATTGCTCATTTAAAAGATTTAGTTCAAGAGCATCACCAGGAGACAAACTCAGATTTTTCTAAAAAAATAATAGAAAATTTTGATAAAGAAATTTCTAATTTTATTCAAGTTTGTCCAAAAGAAATGATTGATAAGCTAAAAAACCCAATAAGTCTAAATTCTATTATAAAAGAAGTTAGTTAA
- a CDS encoding NAD(P)-dependent oxidoreductase, protein MSDKMLKFVKIGQQTPPKREVGNRKEDFNEIYKEFINDKASEQSSRCSQCGVPFCQVHCPLSNNIPDWLKLTAEGRLKEAYELSQSTNNMPEVCGRICPQDRLCEGNCVIEQSGHGTVTIGSVEKYITDNAWEQGWVNPIKVKNEKSQSIGIIGAGPAGLAAAEQLRKLGYQITVYDRYDRAGGLMIYGIPNFKLEKFVVERRTRLLEEGGIKFVQNFEVGKDATLEQLRKKHDALLIATGVYKAREIDLPGKDLGNIFPAMEFLTASNKKGLGDKVELFDNGTLNAEGKNIVVIGGGDTAMDCVRTSIRQKAKSVKCLYRRDKENMPGSAREVANAEEEGVEFVWLSSPKEFIGTNKVEGLIVDKIKLGEPDDSGRRKPEIQTDSHFDIKADIVIKALGFDPEDLPKLFGSEDLQVTKWGTLKTNFDTMETNLAGVFAAGDIIRGASLVVWAIKDGRDVAVSIKNFLEIKELSKEKVA, encoded by the coding sequence ATGTCAGACAAAATGCTTAAATTTGTAAAAATAGGTCAACAAACTCCACCTAAAAGAGAAGTTGGCAATAGAAAAGAGGATTTTAACGAAATTTATAAAGAGTTTATTAACGATAAGGCGAGTGAACAATCTAGTAGATGCTCACAATGTGGGGTTCCTTTTTGTCAGGTACATTGTCCATTAAGTAACAATATTCCAGATTGGCTTAAATTAACTGCAGAGGGACGATTAAAAGAGGCCTACGAATTATCTCAAAGCACTAACAACATGCCAGAGGTGTGTGGAAGAATATGTCCACAAGATAGATTGTGTGAAGGAAATTGTGTAATCGAACAATCAGGACATGGAACTGTGACTATAGGTTCAGTTGAGAAGTATATTACTGATAATGCTTGGGAACAAGGATGGGTAAATCCAATAAAAGTTAAAAATGAAAAAAGTCAAAGTATTGGAATTATAGGAGCTGGGCCAGCTGGTCTGGCTGCTGCAGAACAGCTACGTAAGTTAGGTTATCAAATTACAGTATACGATCGATATGATAGAGCTGGTGGGTTAATGATTTATGGGATCCCAAATTTTAAATTAGAAAAATTTGTTGTAGAAAGAAGAACTAGGTTATTAGAAGAGGGTGGAATTAAATTTGTTCAAAATTTTGAAGTTGGAAAAGATGCTACATTAGAGCAATTAAGAAAAAAACATGATGCTCTTTTAATTGCAACTGGAGTTTATAAAGCTCGAGAAATAGATCTACCAGGAAAAGATTTGGGAAATATATTTCCAGCCATGGAATTTTTAACAGCTTCAAATAAAAAAGGATTAGGAGACAAGGTAGAGTTATTTGATAATGGAACTTTAAATGCTGAAGGAAAAAATATTGTTGTAATTGGAGGAGGTGACACTGCAATGGACTGTGTTAGGACTTCGATCAGACAAAAAGCAAAATCAGTTAAATGTCTTTATAGAAGAGATAAAGAAAATATGCCTGGATCTGCTAGAGAGGTAGCTAATGCAGAGGAAGAAGGAGTAGAATTTGTATGGCTATCAAGTCCTAAAGAATTTATTGGAACAAATAAAGTTGAAGGTTTGATAGTGGATAAAATCAAACTTGGTGAACCTGATGACAGCGGTAGACGTAAACCAGAAATCCAGACTGATTCTCACTTTGATATTAAAGCAGATATAGTAATCAAGGCTCTTGGTTTTGATCCTGAAGATTTACCAAAACTATTTGGCTCTGAAGATCTACAAGTTACTAAATGGGGAACATTAAAAACTAATTTTGATACAATGGAGACAAATTTAGCAGGTGTCTTTGCAGCAGGAGACATTATAAGAGGTGCATCATTAGTTGTCTGGGCCATAAAAGATGGAAGAGACGTAGCAGTATCAATAAAAAATTTTTTAGAAATCAAAGAACTCAGTAAAGAGAAGGTTGCTTAA
- a CDS encoding undecaprenyl-diphosphate phosphatase: protein MFSNIIEIIILSVVQGISEFLPISSSAHLNIVETIFEFNSNSLMIDVSLHLGSLLAIVFYFRRELLDLRNNKKLLSLLIIGSIPIVIAGYIISFIGLVNLLENNLKIIAWTTLIFGIILYLADKSKFDKKITSDLNFKTILYIGLFQMLALIPGVSRAGITISAARLFNFNRFDSSKISFLLAIPAIAGASVLQLKNAIGQIFDFNYLILISITLSFLFSYFTIKFFLNYINKFSLNVFVIYRIIISIILFIFIYN, encoded by the coding sequence ATGTTTTCAAATATTATTGAAATTATAATCTTGTCAGTAGTTCAGGGTATATCAGAATTTTTACCCATCAGCTCATCAGCTCATTTAAACATTGTTGAGACAATCTTTGAGTTTAATTCTAACTCACTAATGATTGATGTTAGTCTCCATCTTGGCTCTTTGCTTGCAATAGTCTTTTATTTTAGAAGAGAGTTATTAGATCTTAGAAATAATAAAAAGTTATTATCTTTATTAATTATTGGTTCTATACCAATTGTAATAGCGGGCTACATAATCAGCTTCATAGGTCTAGTTAATTTATTAGAAAACAATTTAAAGATAATTGCTTGGACAACATTAATTTTTGGAATTATTTTATATCTTGCAGATAAAAGTAAATTTGATAAAAAAATAACATCCGACTTAAATTTTAAGACAATACTATATATAGGCTTGTTCCAAATGCTTGCTTTAATACCAGGTGTGAGTAGAGCAGGAATTACAATATCCGCTGCAAGACTTTTTAATTTTAATAGATTTGATTCAAGTAAAATTTCTTTTTTATTAGCTATACCTGCTATAGCTGGAGCAAGTGTACTACAGTTAAAAAATGCCATTGGTCAAATCTTTGACTTTAACTACCTCATACTAATATCAATCACTCTTTCTTTTTTATTTTCTTATTTTACAATTAAGTTTTTTTTAAACTACATAAACAAATTTTCTTTAAATGTTTTTGTGATTTATAGAATTATTATTTCAATAATTTTGTTTATATTCATATATAATTAA
- a CDS encoding DMT family transporter yields MSKTSSLFSALLCTFIWGTTFIAQDTGMDDIGPFTFNAVRFFVGFLAVAPLAFIFERKNILKSVKRNQKEFINLAFLIGLSLFLGSALQQVALLYTDVANAAFFTIFYVPMVPFIIFFMYKKPIHWSIWPSVLLCVMGGYLLTNFYSATVRTGDTLIILGAFFWSTHIIFTGKIIENYNLPLTIGAIQTLIVASLSLIIGLIFEDFIWSNIIKEKFQILYAGILSGGLAFVLQIYAQKNISPAPSAIIFSLEGVFATIAAWILLDQILDINNLFGCLFILFGVLFSQLAPILKKN; encoded by the coding sequence ATGTCAAAAACATCTTCGTTATTTAGTGCTTTACTATGTACTTTCATATGGGGAACGACTTTTATTGCTCAAGATACGGGGATGGATGATATTGGTCCTTTTACTTTTAATGCTGTTAGATTTTTTGTAGGTTTTTTAGCCGTAGCCCCTCTAGCTTTTATTTTTGAAAGAAAAAATATCTTAAAATCGGTAAAAAGAAATCAAAAAGAATTTATTAACTTAGCTTTTTTAATAGGCTTATCCTTATTTTTAGGATCAGCACTTCAGCAAGTGGCTTTACTTTATACTGATGTTGCTAATGCAGCTTTTTTTACCATTTTTTATGTGCCAATGGTCCCGTTTATAATTTTTTTTATGTATAAAAAGCCAATTCACTGGAGTATTTGGCCTTCAGTTCTTCTTTGTGTGATGGGAGGCTATTTGCTAACTAATTTTTACAGCGCAACAGTTAGAACTGGTGATACACTTATAATATTAGGGGCTTTTTTCTGGAGCACACATATTATCTTTACTGGTAAAATTATAGAAAACTATAATCTTCCATTAACAATTGGTGCAATTCAAACTTTAATTGTTGCCTCTTTATCATTAATTATAGGTTTAATTTTTGAAGATTTTATTTGGTCTAATATTATTAAAGAAAAATTTCAAATCTTATATGCTGGAATTTTATCTGGAGGTCTTGCATTTGTTTTGCAAATATATGCACAAAAAAACATATCCCCTGCTCCATCAGCAATAATTTTTTCTTTAGAAGGTGTTTTTGCAACAATTGCTGCTTGGATTTTATTAGATCAAATTTTAGATATAAATAATTTGTTTGGATGTTTATTTATTTTATTTGGCGTTTTATTTTCTCAATTAGCACCAATATTAAAAAAAAATTAA